The Strix aluco isolate bStrAlu1 chromosome Z, bStrAlu1.hap1, whole genome shotgun sequence genome contains a region encoding:
- the HSPB3 gene encoding heat shock protein beta-3 codes for MAEAVIRHWVETPVRYQEQFAVQELEAHKLDHSLYALPGPSTATLSNRRCITQSISGARKSGQEEENTHFQVLLDVVQFRPEDIIIQTFEGWLLIKAQHGPRMDEHGFISRSFTRQYKLPNGVENKDLSALFCHDGILVVEMKNSVGKN; via the coding sequence ATGGCAGAAGCTGTTATAAGACACTGGGTGGAAACTCCTGTACGCTACCAAGAGCAGTTTGCTGTCCAAGAGCTGGAAGCACACAAATTGGACCACTCTTTATATGCTTTGCCAGGCCCTTCCACAGCTACATTGAGCAACAGAAGGTGTATCACTCAAAGTATATCTGGCGCTAGGAAGAGTGGCCAGGAAGAGGAAAACACACACTTTCAGGTCTTGCTGGATGTTGTGCAGTTCCGCCCCGAAGATATCATTATTCAGACTTTTGAAGGCTGGCTCCTGATTAAAGCTCAGCATGGACCCAGAATGGACGAACACGGTTTCATATCCAGAAGCTTTACCAGACAATACAAATTACCCAATGGAGTGGAGAACAAAGACTTGTCTGCGCTTTTCTGCCATGATGGCATTTTGGTTGTTGAAATGAAGAACTCAGTGGGAAAGAATTAG